The uncultured Desulfatiglans sp. DNA window TAACGTCATTCGGCAGGCCCTCGAGTCCCCCGGCTCCGTCATCCAGGTTCCTGCGCTCGAGATGGGCGCCCCCACCTGGAGTTATCGCCTGGCTTTGCAGATCCGCGAGCTTGTGCGCTCCGACTCTCACGGGACCTATCATGCAACGGCGGAGGGCTGCTGCACACGGTTGGAATACGCACAGGCCGTTCTGGACACGCTCGGTCTTAAAGCCGTTCTGGAAGAACGGCCGCCGGGGAACTTCACGCCCCCCATTGAACTGCCGGTCAACAGGATCCTCGAGAATCGGCGTCTAAAAAAGCAGGGGATCCATGTCATGGCGGACTGGAAGGAGGATCTGGAGATCTTCCTGAATGCATACGGCGAGGCCCTCATGCAGGATATCAGGGCGGAAGGGCGTGGCGGGATCGCCGCCTGAGAGGTCCGGCTATGAGCAAATGGCTGTTATGGCTCCTGGGGGCGGCCTATGCCGTCTGCCCTTATGATCTGCTGCCAGACTTCCTGCTGGGCCCCGGCTGGATCGACGACATCCTCCTATTGGGGGCCATTTGGTGGTATGTTTCTTCACTCCGGAAAAAACGGGCGTGGCAAAGCCGCGGCGCGGAGGGAGCGGGTTCCTATGGACCGGGCGGTGCGTCGGCAAGGGACAGCGGCAGCGACCGGGCGTCTGAAACCAGTCGGCGGCAGCAGGAAGGCGCACCCTCTCCGTACGAGGTCCTCGGGGTGGAGCGCAATGCCGGTCAGGATGAAATACGATCTGCCTATCGAAGGCTTGCCGCACAGTATCACCCCGACAAGCTGAGCCACCTGGGGCAGGAGTTTCAGGCCCTTGCAGAAAAGCGCTTCAAGGAGATCCAGGAGGCGTATGAAACGCTCAAAGCCTCCGGCCCAGGACAGCCCCCTCATAAATAGCGTTCTTGGCGCTGCTCGGTTCTCTGCAGTCGCCGATCTGATGGACCTCGTATCCAGCTTCGACTATCTCGTTGAAAAGACGGTCGTCCGGCTGATTGCCGATCGCGACGACCACGCGCTCGGCCGGGACGGTAAACGGCTCCCCTGTCTCGCCCTGAATATCTACACCTGTACCGCCGATGCGAACGAGGCTGTGTTTGGTGTACGCCTTCACGGCGCGGGCCTTCAGCCGGCGCAGAAGGATCTTACGCGTCATGGTCTCGAGGCCTGCGCCCAAGTCCGCCAGTTTTTCGACGATAGTCACGCGGCAGTCATTTTCCGCCAAATGGAGAGCGATCTCGCAACCCGTGGGCCCTCCGCCCACGATAACGATCTCCTCCCCAAGGGGACGGGCGCCGTTGAGGGCTTCGGCCGGGAAAATGACCATCGGGTGATCGATCCCTTCGACCTCCGGGCGGATGGGGCGAGAGCCGGCCGCCAGAACGACTGCATCAGGCTGTTCGTGTCGGATCGTCTCGAGGGTGGCCTCCTCGCCCAGATGGCAGATGACCCCGAAGCGCTTGATCTGAGATTCTTGAAAACGGATGAGGCTCAGGAGTTCGCGTTTGTATCCCGTCACGCTTCCCAGCAGGAGCTGTCCGCCGAGGACCGGGGCCTTTTCGTAGAGATGAACTTCGTGCCCCCGCTGCGCGGCGACCCAGGCCAGATTCAAGCCGCCCGGCCCCCCTCCGATGACCAGGATCTTTCTTCGCACCTCGGCAGGGCGGATGACCATTTCCTTTTCCCTGCCGAGCGTCGGATTTACCAGACACTCCACGCGTCCGCGCCGGAAGATCGATTGCATGCAGGTGTTGCAGGCGATGCAGCGGCGGATCTCATCCAATCGCCCTTCCATGGCCTTGCGCGGCAGTTCCGGATCGGCGATGAGTCCCCTTCCAATGCAGACGAGGTCGGCGACCCCTTTGTCGATCAGGTCTTCGGCAAGGTGCGGATCGTTGATGCGCCCAACCGTCATGATGGGGACCTGGATAGCCTCCCGAATGCGGCGCGCCGCCTCCGACAGACACGCCTGCTCCATGAACATCGGCTGGCAGATCCACTCGGGCGTCGCATCGTTTCCGGCTGAGACCTGAACG harbors:
- a CDS encoding DnaJ domain protein, with product MSKWLLWLLGAAYAVCPYDLLPDFLLGPGWIDDILLLGAIWWYVSSLRKKRAWQSRGAEGAGSYGPGGASARDSGSDRASETSRRQQEGAPSPYEVLGVERNAGQDEIRSAYRRLAAQYHPDKLSHLGQEFQALAEKRFKEIQEAYETLKASGPGQPPHK
- a CDS encoding NADH oxidase, which codes for MQTLFSPFRIRELELRNRIVMPSLASFLIEEGGHIPERAIEHYRRRASGGVAMVIMEACSVAPEGVVSAHQARIDHDGLIEGLSKIARAIKEEGAVPAIQIHHGGRQTSARVIGRKPLAPSPLPCPTIRGDVEPLTIEAIQDLVERFGRAAERAVQAGFELIELHGAHGYLINQFLSPFSNIREDAYGGDIARRARFAKEIILELRRRIGPDFPLSFKISAQEFVQGGLDVPESIEILKILVPAGLDVVQVSAGNDATPEWICQPMFMEQACLSEAARRIREAIQVPIMTVGRINDPHLAEDLIDKGVADLVCIGRGLIADPELPRKAMEGRLDEIRRCIACNTCMQSIFRRGRVECLVNPTLGREKEMVIRPAEVRRKILVIGGGPGGLNLAWVAAQRGHEVHLYEKAPVLGGQLLLGSVTGYKRELLSLIRFQESQIKRFGVICHLGEEATLETIRHEQPDAVVLAAGSRPIRPEVEGIDHPMVIFPAEALNGARPLGEEIVIVGGGPTGCEIALHLAENDCRVTIVEKLADLGAGLETMTRKILLRRLKARAVKAYTKHSLVRIGGTGVDIQGETGEPFTVPAERVVVAIGNQPDDRLFNEIVEAGYEVHQIGDCREPSSAKNAIYEGAVLGRRL